The Amycolatopsis sp. 195334CR genome window below encodes:
- a CDS encoding acyl-CoA dehydrogenase family protein, with amino-acid sequence MDFTLSVEEREVRDWVRTFVQRELVPREQEVLRRERAGQPGLTDDELTELQLKAKESGFWGVQTPEDFGGMGLSAVMTALLEAELGRTFVQFRFGGAADNILFHGNEEQKERYLLPTISGERKSCFAITEPGAGSDAKAIRTSARKVGSDWVINGEKTFITGGNEADFTMVFAITDPEKGADGGVTCFLVDRDMGWRSEYIDTMGEWGPAALVFEDVRVPESQILGELGGGFKLAMQWIGRGRYLLPARAIGSCERLLTMAIEHANTRETFGAPIAERQAIQWMIADSGVELEALRWLVLHAAWQVDQGMDSRHAQSIAKLYGGVKANEIVDRVLQIHGGMGYTRELPIERWYRELRLLRIYEGTDEIQRRTIARNLLKGHVKVGGVLG; translated from the coding sequence ATGGACTTCACCCTCAGTGTCGAAGAACGCGAAGTGCGTGACTGGGTCCGCACCTTCGTCCAGCGGGAGCTGGTCCCGCGTGAGCAGGAGGTGCTGCGGCGCGAGCGCGCCGGGCAGCCGGGCCTGACCGACGACGAACTCACCGAACTGCAACTCAAGGCCAAGGAATCCGGGTTCTGGGGGGTGCAGACCCCGGAGGACTTCGGCGGCATGGGCCTGTCCGCGGTGATGACCGCGCTGCTGGAGGCCGAGCTGGGGCGCACCTTCGTGCAGTTCCGCTTCGGCGGCGCGGCGGACAACATCCTGTTCCACGGCAACGAGGAGCAGAAGGAGCGCTACCTGCTGCCGACCATCTCCGGCGAGCGGAAGTCGTGCTTCGCGATCACCGAACCGGGTGCGGGCTCGGACGCCAAGGCCATCCGGACCTCGGCGCGCAAGGTCGGTTCCGACTGGGTGATCAACGGCGAGAAGACCTTCATCACCGGCGGCAACGAGGCCGACTTCACCATGGTCTTCGCCATCACCGACCCGGAGAAGGGCGCCGACGGCGGGGTCACCTGCTTCCTTGTCGACCGCGACATGGGCTGGCGCTCGGAGTACATCGACACGATGGGCGAATGGGGGCCGGCGGCGCTGGTCTTCGAGGACGTCCGGGTGCCGGAGAGCCAGATCCTCGGTGAGCTGGGCGGCGGGTTCAAGCTCGCCATGCAGTGGATCGGCCGCGGCCGCTACCTGCTGCCCGCCCGCGCGATCGGCTCGTGCGAACGGCTGCTCACCATGGCCATCGAGCACGCCAACACCCGCGAGACCTTCGGCGCGCCGATCGCCGAGCGGCAGGCGATCCAGTGGATGATCGCCGACTCCGGCGTCGAACTGGAGGCGCTGCGCTGGTTGGTGCTGCACGCGGCCTGGCAGGTGGACCAGGGCATGGACTCGCGGCACGCGCAGTCCATCGCGAAGCTCTACGGCGGCGTGAAGGCCAACGAGATCGTCGACCGCGTGCTGCAGATCCACGGCGGCATGGGGTACACCCGCGAACTGCCGATCGAGCGCTGGTACCGCGAACTGCGGCTGCTGCGCATCTACGAGGGCACCGACGAGATCCAGCGGCGCACCATCGCGCGCAACCTGCTCAAGGGGCACGTCAAGGTGGGCGGGGTGCTGGGGTGA